Proteins encoded in a region of the Zea mays cultivar B73 chromosome 2, Zm-B73-REFERENCE-NAM-5.0, whole genome shotgun sequence genome:
- the LOC103645919 gene encoding uncharacterized protein has translation MPLFAEHFRWGRQEDAHEFLRYVVDACHTADLRMHKRLRAAAASGNCGEDVRGQGVCLVMRETFGGALLRQVKCLECKGESNETDEIMDISLDLPGSSSVADALARLCPMLQLTPSVCSHYWVGSAWRAHHHARGIPRTSLLRVGRSHRNSLLRPAEFAQVTSIYVLASSCSLVVHPCSSLLVIASARSGKTELIKKKAKPYSSCIHLVWNWCYEFWGRNSEKLVDGDDDVRAILVRRSTKKPNSGVATPSFSSCGNRRADTSIPSIVIPCSISSSSFASALVVVFHPAARHETSPSSSS, from the coding sequence ATGCCCCTATTTGCCGAGCACTTCAGGTGGGGGCGCCAGGAGGATGCACACGAGTTCCTCCGCTATGTCGTAGATGCCTGTCACACTGCTGACCTCCGCATGCACAAGCGGTTACGTGCAGCAGCTGCCAGTGGAAACTGTGGTGAGGATGTCCGGGGGCAGGGGGTTTGTCTGGTTATGAGGGAGACATTTGGCGGGGCATTACTGCGTCAAGTGAAGTGCCTTGAGTGCAAGGGAGAATCTAACGAGACTGATGAGATAATGGATATCAGTCTCGATCTACCTGGGAGCAGTTCTGTTGCTGATGCCCTTGCTCGGCTCTGTCCTATGCTCCAGCTCACCCCCTCTGTTTGTTCTCACTACTGGGTCGGGTCTGCTTGGCGGGCACACCACCATGCCCGTGGAATTCCTCGGACCTCTCTCCTCCGTGTTGGCCGAAGCCATAGAAATTCCTTGCTGCGCCCAGCCGAGTTCGCCCAGGTCACAAGCATCTATGTCCTCGCCTCGTCGTGCTCGCTGGTCGTGCATCCTTGCAGTTCCTTGCTTGTGATCGCAAGCGCTCGAAGTGGAAAAACAGAGTTGATAAAGAAGAAAGCAAAACCGTATAGTTCGTGCATTCATTTAGTGTGGAATTGGTGCTATGAATTTTGGGGAAGGAATTCCGAGAAATTAGTGGACGGTGATGATGATGTTCGTGCGATACTCGTCAGACGCTCGACCAAAAAGCCTAATTCGGGAGTGGCTACTCCGTCTTTTTCGTCATGTGGGAATCGTCGTGCTGACACGTCAATACCGTCGATCGTCATCCCCTGTTCGATCTCGTCGTCAAGCTTCGCCTCAGCCCTAGTCGTCGTCTTTCACCCAGCAGCTCGTCATGAGACCTCACCCAGCAGCTCGTCATGA